In Microbacterium cremeum, a genomic segment contains:
- a CDS encoding non-heme iron oxygenase ferredoxin subunit — protein MTAQRVCALSELVQDEARRFEVDGVAMAVVLDSNGEVHAIGDTCTHGDISLAEGFVDGETLECWAHGSAFSLRTGKPLNLPAYEPVPVFAVTIDGDDVLIDPTVKLALN, from the coding sequence ATGACCGCTCAGCGCGTGTGCGCCCTCAGCGAGCTCGTGCAGGACGAAGCACGGCGCTTCGAGGTCGACGGCGTCGCGATGGCCGTCGTGCTCGACTCGAACGGCGAGGTGCACGCGATCGGCGACACCTGCACGCACGGCGACATCTCGCTGGCCGAAGGTTTCGTCGACGGTGAGACGCTCGAGTGCTGGGCGCATGGCTCGGCCTTCTCGCTGCGCACCGGAAAGCCCCTCAACCTCCCCGCGTACGAGCCGGTCCCGGTGTTCGCGGTCACGATCGACGGCGATGACGTGCTCATCGACCC
- the sufD gene encoding Fe-S cluster assembly protein SufD, which produces MSSATQAPATVPGAKGHTDGAGAFVPVQTRSERFRSYDPAAFEAPTGREVNWKHTPVARLQRLFADAAGDTGAVSLSIAGPLAAAGLPVGASPRGEVFQPDDLPAAVAWTRSAEALYVKIPAEAELDEPVIVEALGGGADLVAHAHVVVEASRHSRATVVLRHTGSAQFAQNVEIIVREGAQLELITVQRWDDDAVHAASHQGRVERDATLRHIVVSFGGGVVRVNPSIELAGTGSRAELYGLSYSDSGQHLESQVYLHHKGAETTGDVLYKGALQGSGARSVWIGDVLIGPDAVGTDSYEANRNLVLTDGARAESIPNLEIETGDIRGAGHASATGRFDDEQLFYLQARGIREDEARRLVVLGFLAEIVQKIGVEDLEAELFAVIEEELAKEVSR; this is translated from the coding sequence GTGAGCTCTGCGACTCAGGCCCCCGCCACCGTTCCCGGCGCGAAGGGCCACACCGATGGCGCCGGTGCGTTCGTCCCGGTTCAGACACGCTCCGAGCGATTCCGCTCCTACGACCCGGCCGCGTTCGAAGCGCCGACCGGGCGGGAGGTGAACTGGAAGCACACTCCTGTCGCGCGCCTGCAGCGCCTATTCGCGGATGCCGCGGGCGACACCGGTGCGGTCTCGCTCTCGATCGCCGGACCGCTGGCAGCGGCAGGTCTTCCGGTCGGCGCGTCGCCCCGGGGCGAGGTGTTCCAGCCCGACGACCTTCCCGCCGCAGTCGCGTGGACCCGGTCGGCGGAAGCGCTCTACGTGAAGATCCCCGCCGAGGCCGAGCTCGACGAGCCCGTGATCGTCGAGGCCCTCGGCGGCGGTGCCGACCTCGTCGCGCACGCGCATGTCGTGGTCGAGGCATCCCGTCACAGCCGTGCCACGGTCGTCCTGCGTCACACCGGCTCCGCCCAGTTCGCGCAGAACGTCGAGATCATCGTGCGCGAGGGCGCACAGCTCGAGCTCATCACCGTGCAGCGGTGGGACGACGACGCCGTGCACGCGGCGTCGCACCAGGGTCGCGTCGAGCGCGATGCCACGCTGCGGCACATCGTGGTGAGCTTCGGCGGAGGCGTCGTGCGGGTGAACCCCAGCATCGAGCTGGCCGGCACCGGGTCGCGCGCCGAGCTCTACGGTCTCAGCTACTCCGACTCGGGCCAGCACCTCGAGAGCCAGGTGTACCTCCACCACAAGGGCGCCGAGACCACCGGTGACGTCCTCTACAAGGGCGCGCTGCAGGGATCGGGCGCGCGGAGCGTGTGGATCGGCGACGTGCTCATCGGACCGGATGCCGTCGGCACCGACTCCTACGAGGCGAACCGCAACCTCGTGCTCACCGACGGCGCGCGCGCCGAGTCCATCCCGAACCTCGAGATCGAGACGGGCGACATCCGCGGTGCCGGTCACGCCAGCGCGACCGGCCGCTTCGACGACGAGCAGCTGTTCTACCTGCAGGCCCGCGGCATCCGCGAGGACGAGGCCCGGCGCCTCGTCGTCCTCGGATTCCTCGCCGAGATCGTGCAGAAGATCGGCGTCGAAGACCTCGAGGCCGAGCTGTTCGCGGTCATCGAGGAGGAGCTCGCCAAGGAGGTCTCGCGATGA
- the sufB gene encoding Fe-S cluster assembly protein SufB has translation MSDVLIDRPELDGLGVYEFGWHDADAAGAVAKRGIDESVVRGISALKNEPEWMLKTRLKGYQLFGRKPMPTWGADLSEIDFDNIKYFVRSTEKQAQSWEDLPEDIRNTYEKLGIPEAERQRLVAGVAAQYESEVVYHQIRDDLEAQGVIFMDTDTALREHPEFFEEYFGTVIPAGDNKFAALNTAVWSGGSFVYVPPGVHVEIPLQAYFRINTENMGQFERTLIIADEGSYVHYIEGCTAPIYKSDSLHSAVVEIIVKKNARVRYTTIQNWSNNVYNLVTKRAVAHEGATMEWIDGNIGSKVTMKYPSIFLMGEHAKGETLSVAFAGPGQHQDAGAKMIHMAPYTQSSIVSKSIARGGGRAGYRGEVRVDANAHHSANTVRCDALLVDTISRSDTYPAIDIRVDDVQLGHEATVSKVSEEQLFYLMSRGLPEDEAMAMIVRGFIEPIARELPMEYALELNKLIEMGMEGSVG, from the coding sequence ATGTCTGATGTGCTGATCGACCGCCCGGAGCTGGATGGCCTGGGTGTCTACGAGTTCGGGTGGCATGATGCCGACGCCGCGGGCGCCGTGGCGAAGCGGGGCATCGACGAATCCGTGGTCCGCGGAATCTCGGCTCTGAAGAACGAGCCGGAATGGATGCTGAAGACCCGGCTGAAGGGCTACCAGCTGTTCGGCCGCAAGCCGATGCCGACGTGGGGCGCCGATCTCTCCGAGATCGACTTCGACAACATCAAGTACTTCGTGCGCTCCACCGAGAAGCAGGCGCAGTCGTGGGAGGACCTCCCCGAAGACATCCGGAACACGTACGAGAAGCTCGGGATCCCCGAGGCGGAGCGCCAGCGGCTGGTCGCCGGTGTCGCCGCGCAGTACGAGTCCGAGGTCGTCTACCACCAGATCCGCGATGACCTGGAGGCCCAGGGCGTCATCTTCATGGACACCGACACGGCGCTGCGCGAGCACCCGGAGTTCTTCGAGGAGTACTTCGGCACCGTCATCCCCGCCGGCGACAACAAGTTCGCGGCGCTCAACACGGCGGTGTGGTCGGGCGGCTCGTTCGTCTACGTGCCCCCGGGAGTCCACGTCGAGATCCCGCTGCAGGCGTACTTCCGCATCAACACCGAGAACATGGGCCAGTTCGAGCGGACGCTGATCATCGCCGACGAAGGCTCGTACGTCCACTACATCGAGGGCTGCACGGCCCCGATCTACAAGAGCGACTCGCTGCACTCGGCCGTGGTCGAGATCATCGTGAAGAAGAACGCCCGCGTGCGCTACACGACGATCCAGAACTGGTCGAACAACGTCTACAACCTCGTCACCAAGCGCGCGGTCGCCCACGAGGGCGCGACGATGGAGTGGATCGACGGCAACATCGGCTCCAAGGTCACGATGAAGTACCCGTCGATCTTCCTGATGGGGGAGCACGCCAAGGGCGAGACGCTCTCGGTGGCGTTCGCCGGTCCCGGCCAGCACCAGGACGCCGGCGCCAAGATGATCCACATGGCGCCGTACACGCAGTCCTCGATCGTCTCGAAGTCGATCGCGCGCGGCGGCGGCCGCGCCGGCTACCGCGGCGAGGTGCGCGTCGACGCGAACGCGCACCACTCGGCCAACACGGTCCGCTGCGACGCCCTGCTCGTCGACACCATCTCGCGCTCCGACACGTACCCCGCGATCGACATCCGCGTCGACGACGTGCAGCTCGGCCACGAGGCCACCGTCTCGAAGGTCAGCGAAGAACAGTTGTTCTACCTGATGAGCCGGGGTCTGCCCGAAGACGAGGCCATGGCCATGATCGTGCGCGGCTTCATCGAGCCGATCGCCCGCGAGCTGCCCATGGAGTACGCGCTCGAACTCAACAAGCTCATCGAGATGGGCATGGAAGGATCCGTCGGCTAG
- a CDS encoding COX15/CtaA family protein, whose product MLTSSATPPTDTRIVIRTPLRVLAWLSFIAEVVIIGTGGAVRLTGSGLGCSEWPLCTPDSLVPLPEQGIHGVIEFGNRTMTGVVGILALGVVLLTLAAVGGAALVRRAVWFAVGGIVAAALAYAVTAPFGLPAFGFFSGVLLAAVLVAMADSLRRTARRRDLAALAWVTLAGVMAQAVVGGVTVISDLNAFAVGFHYVSSLLLVCVTAAYLVRMNAVAGPRESAVPRWFAVLTHITGVALAATILFGVLTTGSGPHSGDASIIRTGFDATVLSHVHAWPGYILAVLVATLTVVAWRRGLPVRHWLLVLCAAIVVQIGVGVWQAREGLPEILVGIHMVLAALTAAAYTVVVLHLKEPVVPASK is encoded by the coding sequence ATGCTCACGAGTTCCGCGACGCCGCCCACCGACACCCGGATCGTGATCCGCACGCCGCTGCGCGTCCTGGCCTGGCTGTCGTTCATCGCCGAAGTCGTGATCATCGGCACCGGCGGCGCCGTGCGGCTCACCGGGTCCGGGCTCGGGTGCTCGGAATGGCCGCTGTGCACCCCGGATTCGCTGGTCCCGCTCCCCGAGCAGGGGATCCACGGTGTCATCGAGTTCGGCAACCGGACCATGACCGGCGTCGTCGGCATCCTCGCACTGGGGGTCGTGCTGCTGACCCTCGCCGCCGTCGGGGGCGCGGCCCTCGTCCGGCGCGCCGTCTGGTTCGCGGTCGGCGGCATCGTCGCGGCGGCGCTGGCGTACGCCGTCACCGCCCCGTTCGGTCTGCCCGCGTTCGGGTTCTTCTCCGGCGTCCTGCTGGCGGCGGTACTCGTCGCGATGGCGGATTCCCTGCGCCGCACGGCGCGGCGCCGTGATCTCGCCGCGCTCGCGTGGGTGACACTGGCCGGCGTCATGGCGCAGGCGGTCGTCGGGGGCGTGACGGTCATCAGCGACCTGAACGCATTCGCCGTGGGGTTCCACTACGTGTCGTCGCTGCTGCTGGTGTGCGTCACGGCTGCCTACCTCGTCCGCATGAACGCGGTCGCCGGACCGCGCGAGAGTGCTGTGCCGCGCTGGTTCGCGGTGCTCACCCACATCACGGGCGTCGCCCTGGCCGCCACCATCCTCTTCGGGGTGCTGACGACGGGGTCCGGACCGCATTCGGGCGACGCGAGCATCATCCGCACCGGCTTCGACGCGACCGTTCTCTCCCACGTCCACGCGTGGCCGGGCTACATCCTCGCGGTGCTCGTGGCGACCCTCACCGTCGTCGCGTGGCGCAGGGGACTGCCGGTGCGCCACTGGCTCCTCGTGCTCTGCGCGGCGATCGTCGTGCAGATCGGCGTGGGCGTGTGGCAGGCCAGGGAAGGACTGCCCGAGATCCTCGTCGGGATCCACATGGTGCTCGCGGCCCTCACGGCCGCCGCGTACACGGTCGTCGTCCTGCATCTCAAGGAGCCCGTCGTTCCCGCGTCGAAGTAG
- a CDS encoding dinucleotide-utilizing enzyme: protein MSTRPRLVRSIPFWGLLAASLASAGVGLYIVNDKLGTMTSTINDGTATPVDVYVGPSVVLVGAIALGAGIVGVLLTLAVAAASTLRPHPPVEIVEPIDWDADADDAPAGTHGYERGLGYTEAIDTAPAAGEPADKPATGASVTG from the coding sequence ATGTCCACCCGTCCCCGTCTCGTCCGCAGCATCCCGTTCTGGGGTCTTCTCGCCGCCTCGCTGGCCAGCGCCGGCGTCGGCCTCTACATCGTGAACGACAAGCTCGGCACCATGACGTCGACCATCAACGACGGCACGGCGACTCCCGTCGACGTCTACGTGGGACCGTCGGTGGTCCTCGTGGGCGCGATCGCGCTCGGCGCCGGCATCGTCGGCGTGCTGCTCACCCTCGCGGTCGCGGCCGCGTCGACCCTGCGCCCCCACCCGCCTGTCGAGATCGTCGAGCCCATCGACTGGGACGCCGACGCCGACGACGCCCCTGCCGGCACGCACGGCTACGAGCGGGGACTCGGCTACACCGAGGCGATCGACACCGCTCCCGCCGCCGGCGAGCCGGCGGACAAGCCGGCCACCGGGGCATCCGTCACCGGCTGA
- a CDS encoding heme o synthase, with product MDITKTAGSEASAGVPSRSRQGFGRTVRAYVALMKPRVLELLLVTTVPVMILAQGGFPNLWLVLATVIGGTASAGSAAAFNMYLDRDIDAHMQRTVNRPLVTGEVSPRGALVFAWSLAVFSTVWLWLTTNWLAATLSAAAIFFYVVIYTMILKRRTEQNIVWGGIAGCFPVLIGWTAVTGSLAWPPVILFALVFLWTPPHYWPLSMKYKEQYEEVHVPMLGATRNGSQVGLQVILYAWATVACSLLLVPVAGMGVVYTVSALVFGGWFIYESHRLYNRAVRGTEPRPMRVFHASITYLTLLFVAIAIDPLLPF from the coding sequence ATGGACATCACGAAGACGGCCGGGTCCGAGGCATCGGCTGGCGTCCCGTCCCGCTCGCGTCAGGGATTCGGCCGCACCGTCCGCGCTTACGTCGCGCTCATGAAGCCGCGTGTGCTCGAGCTGCTCCTGGTGACGACGGTGCCCGTCATGATCCTCGCGCAGGGCGGTTTCCCGAACCTGTGGCTCGTTCTGGCCACCGTGATCGGCGGCACCGCGAGCGCCGGCTCGGCCGCGGCGTTCAACATGTACCTCGACCGCGACATCGACGCGCACATGCAGCGCACGGTCAACCGTCCGCTCGTGACCGGCGAGGTCTCGCCCCGCGGAGCGCTCGTCTTCGCGTGGTCGCTCGCCGTGTTCTCGACGGTGTGGCTGTGGCTCACCACGAACTGGCTCGCCGCGACGCTGTCGGCGGCGGCGATCTTCTTCTATGTCGTCATCTACACGATGATCCTCAAGCGCCGCACCGAGCAGAACATCGTGTGGGGCGGCATCGCCGGCTGCTTCCCGGTGCTGATCGGCTGGACCGCTGTGACCGGCTCCCTCGCCTGGCCGCCGGTCATCCTCTTCGCCCTCGTGTTCCTGTGGACGCCGCCGCACTACTGGCCGCTGTCGATGAAGTACAAGGAACAGTACGAAGAGGTCCACGTGCCGATGCTCGGTGCAACCCGCAACGGCTCGCAGGTGGGCCTCCAGGTCATCCTCTACGCGTGGGCCACCGTCGCCTGCTCGCTGCTGCTCGTTCCCGTCGCGGGCATGGGCGTGGTCTACACGGTGTCGGCGCTGGTGTTCGGCGGCTGGTTCATCTACGAGTCGCACCGTCTCTACAACCGCGCGGTGCGCGGCACCGAGCCCCGCCCGATGCGCGTCTTCCACGCCTCGATCACGTACCTGACGCTCCTGTTCGTCGCGATCGCGATCGACCCGCTGCTGCCCTTCTGA
- the tkt gene encoding transketolase gives MTDLRWDEIDRRAVDTARVLAADAVEKVGNGHPGTAMSLAPAAYLLYQQVLRHDPADTHWLGRDRFILSAGHSSLTQYVQLYLGGFGLELDDLKALRTWGSKTPGHPEYGHTKGVEITTGPLGQGLASAVGFAYAARYERGLFDPEAPAGTSPFDHFVYVIAGDGDLQEGVTSEASSLAGHQQLGNLIAIYDSNQISIEDDTNVAYTEDVAQRYEAYGWHVQTVDWKKTGEYVEDVAELHAALEAAKGETDKPSLIILRTIIGWPSPGKQNTGKIHGSALGADELAATKKVLGFDPEQSFVVADDVLAHTRALKERAAEERAAWQESFDTWAAANPERKALLDRLESGELPDGIGSALPSFESGKDVSTRAASGLVINALAAELPELWGGSADLAESNLTTIKDAKSFIPSEWSTHEWSGDPYGRVLHFGIREHAMGAIVNGIKLHGPTRPFGGTFLIFSDYMRPSVRLAALMDIPSIFVWTHDSVALGEDGPTHQPVEQLATLRAIPNFTVVRPADANETAAAWLEILRRQGGPSGIALTRQNIPVFPRGEGEASGDVFASTDGVAKGAYILAEAPNGTPDVILIATGSEVQLAVAARETLAAEGVGARVVSAPSLEWFAEQDAAYREKVLPAGVKARVSVEAGSPLTWRGIVGDAGRSVAIDHFGASADYKTLFQKFGITADAVVEAARETIAAAAGTAQ, from the coding sequence GTGACGGATCTGCGTTGGGATGAGATCGATCGGCGCGCGGTGGACACCGCCCGCGTGCTGGCGGCGGATGCCGTGGAGAAGGTCGGCAACGGCCACCCCGGGACCGCGATGAGCCTCGCGCCGGCCGCGTACCTGCTGTATCAGCAGGTGCTGCGGCACGATCCGGCCGACACGCACTGGCTGGGCCGGGACAGGTTCATCCTGTCGGCGGGCCACTCGTCGCTGACGCAGTACGTGCAGCTGTACCTGGGGGGCTTCGGGCTGGAGCTGGACGACCTGAAGGCCCTGCGCACGTGGGGCTCGAAGACGCCGGGTCACCCCGAGTACGGCCACACCAAGGGCGTCGAGATCACGACGGGCCCGCTGGGCCAGGGCCTGGCCTCGGCGGTCGGGTTCGCCTACGCCGCCCGGTACGAGCGCGGCCTGTTCGATCCGGAGGCTCCGGCGGGCACCTCGCCGTTCGACCACTTCGTGTATGTGATCGCCGGTGACGGCGACCTGCAGGAGGGCGTCACGAGCGAGGCCTCCAGCCTCGCCGGGCACCAGCAGCTCGGCAACCTCATCGCGATCTACGACTCCAACCAGATCTCGATCGAGGACGACACCAACGTCGCGTACACCGAGGATGTCGCCCAGCGCTACGAGGCGTACGGCTGGCACGTGCAGACCGTGGACTGGAAGAAGACCGGCGAGTACGTCGAGGACGTCGCCGAGCTGCATGCCGCGCTCGAGGCCGCGAAGGGCGAGACCGACAAGCCGTCGCTCATCATCCTGCGCACGATCATCGGCTGGCCCTCCCCCGGCAAGCAGAACACCGGCAAGATCCACGGCTCGGCCCTGGGCGCCGACGAGCTCGCCGCGACCAAGAAGGTGCTCGGCTTCGACCCCGAGCAGTCCTTCGTCGTGGCTGACGATGTGCTCGCGCACACGCGCGCACTGAAGGAGCGCGCCGCCGAGGAGCGCGCCGCCTGGCAGGAGTCCTTCGACACCTGGGCCGCCGCCAACCCCGAGCGCAAGGCTCTGCTCGACCGGCTCGAGTCCGGCGAACTGCCCGACGGCATCGGCTCCGCGCTGCCGTCGTTCGAGTCCGGGAAGGACGTCTCGACGCGCGCCGCGTCGGGACTGGTCATCAACGCGCTGGCCGCCGAGCTCCCCGAGCTGTGGGGCGGCTCGGCCGACCTCGCGGAGTCGAACCTGACCACGATCAAGGACGCGAAGTCCTTCATCCCCTCGGAATGGTCGACGCACGAGTGGTCGGGCGACCCGTACGGCCGCGTGCTCCACTTCGGAATCCGCGAGCACGCGATGGGCGCGATCGTGAACGGCATCAAGCTGCACGGGCCGACCCGCCCGTTCGGCGGGACGTTCCTCATCTTCAGCGACTACATGCGCCCCTCGGTGCGCCTGGCCGCGCTGATGGACATCCCCTCGATCTTCGTGTGGACGCATGACTCGGTCGCCCTCGGCGAGGACGGCCCGACGCACCAGCCGGTCGAGCAGCTGGCGACCCTTCGCGCGATCCCGAACTTCACCGTGGTGCGCCCGGCGGACGCGAACGAGACCGCGGCGGCGTGGCTCGAGATCCTGCGCCGTCAGGGCGGACCCAGCGGCATCGCCCTGACGCGCCAGAACATCCCGGTGTTCCCGCGCGGCGAGGGCGAGGCCTCGGGCGACGTGTTCGCGTCGACCGACGGTGTCGCCAAGGGCGCGTACATCCTGGCCGAGGCGCCGAACGGCACCCCAGACGTGATCCTCATCGCCACCGGCTCCGAGGTGCAGCTCGCGGTCGCGGCACGCGAGACGCTCGCGGCCGAAGGCGTGGGCGCCCGCGTCGTGTCGGCGCCCTCGCTGGAGTGGTTCGCCGAGCAGGACGCGGCGTACCGCGAGAAGGTCCTGCCCGCGGGCGTCAAGGCGCGCGTGTCGGTCGAGGCCGGTTCCCCGCTCACGTGGCGCGGCATCGTCGGCGACGCCGGCCGTTCCGTGGCGATCGACCACTTCGGCGCGTCGGCCGACTACAAGACCCTGTTCCAGAAGTTCGGCATCACCGCCGACGCCGTCGTCGAAGCGGCCCGCGAGACCATCGCGGCCGCTGCGGGCACGGCACAGTAA
- the tal gene encoding transaldolase: MSTPTEKLVAEGVSIWLDDLSRERITSGNLTELISTRNVSGVTTNPTIFQGAIGGGGHAYAAQLTELAQAGASVDEAIFAATTDDVRDAADIFRPVYDATDGIDGRVSIEVSPDLAHDTEATIAQAQELWAKVGRPNVHIKIPATKAGLPAITATLAEGISVNVTLIFSLERYAEVIDAFLSGIEQAQANGHDISRIHSVASFFVSRVDTEVDKRLTAIGTDEAAGLKSLAGVANARLAYELFEKEFATDRAKALTEAGAHVQRPLWASTGVKDPSLPDTLYVTELVAPGTVNTMPEKTLEATFDHGQIAGDTVTGTYEAAHGVFARLAEVGVDFADVTQVLEDEGVDKFIASWHDLQGTVKTALEDALQAAR; this comes from the coding sequence ATGAGCACCCCTACCGAGAAGCTGGTCGCCGAAGGCGTCAGCATCTGGCTCGACGACCTGTCGCGCGAGCGGATCACCTCCGGGAACCTGACCGAACTCATCTCGACGCGCAACGTCAGCGGCGTGACGACCAACCCGACGATCTTCCAGGGCGCCATCGGCGGCGGCGGCCACGCCTACGCCGCGCAGCTCACCGAGCTCGCGCAGGCGGGCGCATCGGTCGACGAGGCGATCTTCGCCGCGACGACCGATGACGTGCGCGACGCGGCCGACATCTTCCGTCCGGTGTACGACGCGACGGATGGCATCGACGGCCGGGTGTCGATCGAGGTCTCCCCCGACCTCGCGCACGACACCGAGGCCACGATCGCTCAGGCCCAGGAGCTGTGGGCGAAGGTCGGCCGGCCGAACGTCCACATCAAGATCCCCGCCACCAAGGCCGGGCTCCCGGCGATCACCGCGACCCTCGCCGAGGGAATCTCGGTCAACGTGACGCTGATCTTCAGCCTGGAGCGCTACGCCGAGGTCATCGACGCGTTCCTTTCGGGCATCGAGCAGGCCCAGGCGAACGGCCACGACATCTCGCGGATCCACTCCGTCGCGTCGTTCTTCGTGTCGCGCGTGGACACCGAGGTCGACAAGCGCCTCACCGCGATCGGCACGGACGAGGCGGCGGGCCTGAAGTCCCTCGCCGGCGTCGCGAACGCGCGTCTGGCGTACGAGCTGTTCGAGAAGGAGTTCGCCACCGACCGCGCGAAGGCGCTGACGGAAGCCGGCGCCCACGTCCAGCGCCCGCTGTGGGCCTCGACCGGCGTCAAGGACCCGTCGCTTCCCGACACGCTGTATGTCACCGAGCTCGTCGCCCCGGGCACCGTGAACACCATGCCCGAGAAGACGCTCGAGGCGACGTTCGACCACGGCCAGATCGCGGGCGACACCGTGACCGGCACCTACGAGGCGGCGCACGGCGTGTTCGCGCGCCTCGCGGAGGTCGGCGTCGACTTCGCCGATGTCACCCAGGTGCTCGAGGACGAGGGCGTCGACAAGTTCATCGCCTCGTGGCACGACCTGCAGGGCACGGTCAAGACGGCGCTCGAAGACGCTCTGCAGGCCGCGCGATGA
- a CDS encoding glucose-6-phosphate isomerase, protein MTFDIHLSGRVKSVVHEVLPGLAASLVASGITAGDASLWGPEAESEASQRLGWVQAVEVSRPLVAEIEALRGRLRAQGVTRVVLAGMGGSSLAPEVIAQTAGVPLVILDSTAPGQVLAALDGDAEGGDLSRTVLVVSSKSGSTVETDSAKRAFEAAFRDLGIDPAERIVVVTDPGSPLDEAARADGYTVFNADPTVGGRYSALTAFGLVPAGLAGADIRELLDEAEASLLEVAIDSPDNPALVLAAAIAGGEPRRDKLGLITDGTHIVGLPDWIEQLIAESTGKNGTGILPVVMLPVSPEVESKPADLQIVRLVDEARQFHLFEHHEGEILVSGSLGAQFVVWEYATAIAGHMLGINPFDQPDVESAKVAARGLLDARPEPSAPAFTVDGVEVRVSDPDLAASGTVAGVLDALWARLPEDGYVAIQAYANRLEVPQLAGLRELVAADSGRPATFGWGPRFLHSTGQYHKGGPANGVFLQILEQTDVDLEIPGRPFTFGQLIQAQAAGDASVLADGHGRPVVTLTLTDPQIEVMSLFEAAQ, encoded by the coding sequence ATGACCTTCGACATCCATCTCAGCGGACGCGTCAAGTCCGTCGTGCACGAGGTGCTGCCGGGGCTGGCCGCCAGCCTCGTGGCCTCGGGCATCACCGCAGGAGACGCGTCGCTGTGGGGGCCCGAGGCGGAGAGCGAGGCGTCTCAGCGGCTCGGGTGGGTTCAGGCCGTGGAGGTCTCCCGTCCGCTCGTCGCCGAGATCGAGGCGCTTCGCGGACGCCTGCGCGCCCAGGGCGTGACGCGGGTCGTGCTGGCGGGCATGGGCGGCTCGTCGCTCGCACCCGAGGTCATCGCGCAGACGGCCGGCGTGCCGCTGGTGATCCTGGACTCGACCGCGCCGGGTCAGGTGCTCGCCGCCCTCGACGGAGACGCCGAAGGCGGCGACCTCAGCCGGACGGTGCTGGTCGTGTCCTCCAAGTCGGGGTCGACCGTCGAGACCGACTCCGCGAAGCGCGCCTTCGAGGCGGCGTTCCGCGATCTGGGCATCGACCCGGCCGAGCGCATCGTCGTCGTCACCGATCCGGGCTCGCCGCTGGACGAGGCGGCGCGGGCCGACGGCTACACCGTGTTCAACGCCGACCCGACGGTCGGCGGCCGCTACTCCGCGCTCACCGCGTTCGGGCTGGTGCCGGCCGGTCTCGCCGGCGCCGACATCCGCGAGCTCCTCGACGAGGCGGAGGCCTCGCTCCTGGAGGTCGCGATCGACAGCCCCGACAACCCCGCCCTGGTGCTGGCGGCGGCGATCGCCGGCGGCGAGCCGCGACGCGACAAGCTGGGTCTGATCACCGACGGCACGCACATCGTCGGGCTCCCCGACTGGATCGAGCAGCTGATCGCGGAGTCGACCGGAAAGAACGGCACCGGCATCCTGCCCGTCGTCATGCTCCCCGTCTCACCCGAGGTCGAGAGCAAGCCGGCCGACCTGCAGATCGTGCGCCTGGTCGACGAGGCACGGCAGTTCCACCTGTTCGAGCACCACGAGGGCGAGATCCTCGTGAGCGGATCGCTCGGCGCCCAGTTCGTGGTGTGGGAGTACGCGACGGCGATCGCCGGGCACATGCTGGGGATCAACCCCTTCGACCAGCCCGACGTCGAGTCCGCGAAGGTCGCGGCGCGCGGCCTGCTCGACGCGCGCCCCGAGCCGAGTGCGCCGGCGTTCACCGTCGACGGCGTCGAGGTCCGCGTGTCGGACCCCGACCTCGCGGCATCCGGAACCGTCGCCGGCGTTCTCGACGCCCTCTGGGCGCGCCTCCCCGAGGACGGGTACGTCGCCATCCAGGCGTACGCGAATCGGCTCGAGGTGCCGCAGCTCGCGGGCCTGCGCGAGCTGGTCGCGGCCGACTCCGGGCGCCCGGCCACGTTCGGCTGGGGCCCGCGGTTCCTGCACTCGACCGGGCAGTACCACAAGGGCGGACCCGCCAACGGCGTCTTCCTGCAGATCCTCGAGCAGACCGATGTCGACCTCGAGATCCCCGGCCGCCCGTTCACGTTCGGCCAGCTCATCCAGGCGCAGGCCGCCGGCGATGCGAGCGTCCTGGCCGACGGCCACGGCCGCCCCGTGGTCACCCTGACGCTCACCGACCCCCAGATCGAAGTGATGTCGCTCTTCGAAGCGGCCCAGTAG